From Paenibacillus polymyxa, the proteins below share one genomic window:
- the gmd gene encoding GDP-mannose 4,6-dehydratase, with translation MKKALITGITGQDGSYLAELLLSKDYEVYGVRRRTSTPNFENVAHIQNDIHWLSGDMTDLASLIEAVRQSDPDEVYNLAAQSFVAASWPQPLATGQITALSVTNMLEAVRIAKPDARFYQASSSEMFGKVLETPQTETTPFYPRSPYGVAKVYGHWITVNYRESFDMFACSGILFNHESPRRGLEFVTRKVSDAVARIKLGLQQELRMGNLDSLRDWGFAGDYVKAMWLMLQQDRPDDYVISTGEMHSVRELLQIAFSHAGLNYEDYVVIDPQFVRPAEVDLLLGDCAKAKEKLGWRLEVGFDQLVRMMVDADLERVKRQAAVEASVVV, from the coding sequence ATGAAAAAAGCGCTGATCACTGGGATTACCGGACAAGACGGGTCTTATCTGGCTGAGTTGCTGCTGTCCAAGGATTATGAGGTGTACGGGGTGCGCAGACGAACCAGCACACCGAACTTTGAAAATGTAGCGCATATCCAGAATGACATTCACTGGCTTTCCGGTGATATGACCGATCTGGCTTCACTGATCGAAGCCGTCCGTCAGTCCGACCCGGATGAGGTCTATAACTTGGCTGCTCAATCCTTTGTAGCGGCCTCATGGCCGCAGCCCTTGGCTACAGGGCAAATCACAGCATTATCTGTTACCAATATGCTGGAGGCGGTTCGAATTGCCAAGCCGGATGCACGCTTTTATCAGGCTTCAAGCAGCGAGATGTTCGGTAAGGTACTGGAGACGCCGCAGACAGAAACGACCCCATTTTACCCACGTAGTCCTTATGGTGTAGCCAAGGTGTACGGCCATTGGATTACAGTCAACTACCGCGAAAGCTTTGATATGTTTGCTTGCTCCGGTATTTTGTTCAATCACGAATCGCCTCGCCGAGGGCTGGAGTTTGTAACACGCAAAGTGTCGGATGCAGTAGCTCGTATCAAGCTGGGATTGCAGCAGGAGCTGCGCATGGGAAATTTGGATTCACTGCGAGACTGGGGTTTTGCAGGGGATTATGTAAAGGCGATGTGGCTGATGCTTCAGCAGGATCGACCAGATGATTACGTGATTTCTACAGGAGAAATGCATTCTGTGCGTGAACTGCTGCAAATTGCTTTTTCTCATGCAGGTTTAAATTATGAGGATTATGTGGTGATTGATCCGCAATTTGTTCGACCGGCAGAGGTAGATCTATTGCTTGGCGATTGTGCCAAGGCGAAAGAAAAGCTGGGCTGGCGATTGGAAGTCGGCTTCGACCAGCTCGTTCGTATGATGGTGGATGCAGACTTGGAGCGTGTAAAAAGGCAGGCTGCAGTTGAAGCTTCTGTCGTCGTGTAA
- a CDS encoding GDP-L-fucose synthase family protein has protein sequence MELHSNIYVAGHNGLVGSAIVRALQKAGYRHITTRTSRELDLRNKEAVDHFFDTEPVDYVFLAAAKVGGILANNEYPADFIRDNLLIQTNVIDAAYRKNVSKLLFLGSTCIYPKFAPQPLREEYLLTGELEPTNEAYAVAKIAGITMCQSYNRQYGTRFISVMPTNLYGPGDNFDLQTSHVLPALIRKFHEAKLNQSPTVEVWGSGTPRREFLHSDDLADACLFLMNNYEGNEIVNIGVGEDISIRELAERVKNVVGYEGGITFNTSVPDGTPRKLVDVSRISGLGWSARISLEEGLRSVYQAFQGLDLVEQ, from the coding sequence ATGGAGCTTCATTCCAACATCTATGTGGCAGGACACAATGGGCTGGTGGGTTCCGCTATTGTTCGAGCGCTTCAGAAAGCGGGATATCGTCATATTACTACTCGCACAAGCCGTGAGCTGGATCTGCGCAATAAAGAGGCCGTAGATCATTTTTTTGATACAGAGCCCGTGGATTATGTATTTCTGGCAGCAGCCAAGGTAGGCGGGATTTTGGCGAATAACGAATATCCGGCCGATTTTATCCGTGACAATCTACTTATACAAACAAATGTGATTGATGCGGCATATCGGAAGAATGTAAGCAAGCTGTTATTTCTAGGCTCTACCTGTATCTATCCCAAATTTGCTCCACAGCCGTTGCGAGAAGAATATCTGCTTACAGGTGAGCTTGAGCCTACCAATGAGGCCTATGCGGTTGCTAAAATTGCCGGGATTACAATGTGTCAGTCCTACAACCGTCAGTATGGAACCCGTTTTATTTCGGTGATGCCTACGAATTTATATGGTCCGGGCGACAATTTTGATCTCCAAACCTCTCATGTGCTGCCTGCGCTGATCCGCAAGTTTCATGAGGCAAAGCTGAATCAATCTCCGACTGTAGAAGTATGGGGTTCCGGTACGCCTCGGCGAGAATTTCTTCATTCGGATGATTTGGCTGATGCCTGTCTATTTCTGATGAATAACTATGAGGGGAATGAGATTGTAAATATCGGTGTGGGTGAGGATATTTCCATCCGTGAGCTGGCTGAACGAGTCAAAAATGTAGTCGGCTATGAGGGCGGAATTACTTTTAATACATCCGTTCCTGACGGAACGCCGCGTAAGTTGGTAGATGTATCCCGGATTTCCGGGCTGGGCTGGTCGGCGCGTATTTCACTAGAAGAAGGATTAAGGTCTGTATACCAGGCGTTTCAAGGTCTGGATCTGGTTGAACAATAA
- a CDS encoding sugar transferase → MSSSRSNEAKVLGASVDVYSVAHGLERRQGWSVYPFVKRSMDIILSFIGIIVLCPVFLLVILLIKLEDPKGSALFYQIRIGKHERPFRMIKFRSMVSDAEARLSALLVENEIEGAMFKMRDDPRITRVGRFLRRTSIDELPQLFNVLRGHMSLVGPRPPLPREVHDYTMRDKLRLTVTPGCTGLWQISGRNHLSFDQMVELDLEYISRRSFRTDMIIMLKTFRVLLGSKDAY, encoded by the coding sequence GTGTCTTCTTCCCGCTCGAACGAGGCCAAAGTGCTGGGTGCGTCAGTAGATGTATATTCGGTCGCTCATGGGCTTGAACGACGACAAGGATGGAGCGTATATCCGTTCGTGAAGCGAAGTATGGACATTATACTGTCTTTTATTGGAATCATCGTACTGTGCCCGGTATTTCTGCTCGTCATTTTGTTGATCAAGCTGGAGGACCCCAAAGGAAGTGCATTATTTTATCAAATACGTATTGGTAAACATGAGCGACCGTTTCGCATGATCAAATTTCGTTCCATGGTGTCTGATGCCGAAGCCAGATTGTCTGCATTGCTGGTGGAAAATGAAATTGAGGGTGCGATGTTCAAAATGCGGGACGATCCCCGAATTACCCGTGTGGGTCGCTTTCTTCGCAGAACGAGCATCGACGAACTACCGCAACTCTTCAATGTACTGCGTGGGCATATGAGCCTTGTAGGACCCAGACCCCCATTGCCAAGAGAAGTCCATGATTACACCATGAGGGATAAGCTGCGTCTGACGGTTACACCGGGCTGCACCGGACTATGGCAGATCAGCGGTCGCAATCATCTAAGCTTTGACCAGATGGTAGAACTGGATTTGGAGTACATATCTAGACGCAGTTTCCGCACGGATATGATCATCATGCTGAAAACATTTCGTGTGCTGCTGGGCTCCAAGGATGCTTATTAA
- a CDS encoding CpsD/CapB family tyrosine-protein kinase codes for MPRLINNQLVTSLHAQSSVSEEYRMLRTNIQFSSIDEPIEVMMVASAQAGEGRTVTISNLAVTYAQEGKKVLVMDMDLRRSSLHHMFGLRNHTGLTRVLANQQTWQDVVQETGIDHLHAITAGPNPPNPSEMLSSRRMKALLVELKEHYDVILMDTPPLLPFPDGLIVSAMCDGVILVVQAGKVKKDVVKKAKANLERVKARILGVVLNNVKRRAERGMEERNLT; via the coding sequence ATGCCGCGATTAATCAATAATCAGCTCGTTACATCCTTGCATGCTCAGTCTTCCGTGTCGGAGGAGTACCGCATGCTTCGCACTAACATCCAGTTTTCTTCTATAGACGAGCCGATTGAGGTGATGATGGTGGCGTCCGCTCAGGCGGGTGAAGGCAGAACAGTCACGATTAGCAATTTGGCTGTAACCTATGCGCAAGAGGGAAAAAAGGTGCTGGTTATGGATATGGATCTGCGTCGGTCCTCCTTGCATCATATGTTTGGTTTGCGCAATCATACAGGGCTGACACGGGTACTTGCCAATCAACAGACATGGCAGGATGTGGTTCAGGAAACCGGGATTGATCATCTGCATGCAATCACAGCTGGGCCGAATCCACCCAATCCGTCCGAGATGCTCAGTTCCCGTAGAATGAAGGCTCTACTAGTTGAGCTAAAAGAACATTATGACGTGATTCTGATGGATACGCCACCCCTGCTGCCTTTTCCGGATGGCCTCATTGTAAGTGCCATGTGTGATGGTGTCATTTTGGTAGTACAGGCAGGGAAAGTCAAAAAGGATGTCGTTAAGAAGGCGAAGGCAAATTTAGAAAGAGTTAAGGCGCGCATTCTGGGTGTAGTGCTCAATAACGTGAAGCGCCGAGCCGAGCGTGGTATGGAGGAACGCAATCTGACATGA
- a CDS encoding YveK family protein: MQLKEYIRLIRKRMWLIGSIVLLVCTVVGIKNVYFTPQVYEATAKLIINQTPRPDRAGVVDYSVVQTNIALTNSYKQIMISSAIMDQVVASFPDLKVTPSALAQKLRVNTAGDSQVMDVTVRDLSYTKAVKTVNAVAKVFKRQIPSIMKMDNVTILSEASLNDPAVPVNNNPAIQIFIAFTISLLLGIGLAFLLEVLDDTFKNEEDIEKELGLPTLSLITKMKKEDRRSDSSTTTPKQVGEGQYAAINQ, encoded by the coding sequence GTGCAGTTGAAAGAGTACATCCGTTTGATCCGCAAAAGAATGTGGTTGATTGGTAGCATTGTACTGCTGGTGTGTACTGTAGTAGGCATAAAAAATGTATATTTTACCCCGCAGGTTTATGAAGCTACCGCCAAGCTCATTATTAATCAGACGCCACGACCGGACCGTGCAGGTGTCGTCGATTACAGTGTGGTGCAAACCAATATAGCTCTAACGAACTCCTATAAGCAAATTATGATCTCCTCGGCGATTATGGATCAGGTGGTCGCCAGCTTCCCCGATCTTAAGGTTACTCCGTCAGCTTTGGCGCAAAAATTAAGAGTAAACACCGCAGGTGATTCACAGGTCATGGATGTTACAGTCCGCGACTTATCGTATACGAAGGCTGTGAAAACCGTCAATGCGGTAGCCAAAGTATTCAAACGGCAAATCCCCTCTATCATGAAAATGGACAATGTCACCATCCTAAGCGAAGCCAGTCTGAATGACCCAGCAGTTCCCGTGAACAATAATCCCGCTATACAAATTTTTATTGCTTTTACCATTTCTTTATTACTGGGCATAGGCTTGGCGTTTTTACTGGAGGTATTGGATGATACATTTAAAAATGAGGAGGATATTGAAAAAGAACTCGGTCTGCCTACCCTATCCCTGATTACAAAAATGAAAAAAGAAGATAGACGCTCTGACAGCTCTACTACAACTCCTAAACAGGTAGGTGAGGGACAATATGCCGCGATTAATCAATAA
- a CDS encoding helix-turn-helix domain-containing protein produces MNYGTRIAELREHKGLKQEELAQSLGITRAALSHYEKNRRKPDFETLTKLADIFEVTIDYLVGRTSHPTAILDSDVREFVDQLELSDEDILQRFNLTIDGRTLSEEEAKRFIAFVRMERMME; encoded by the coding sequence ATGAATTATGGAACCCGCATCGCTGAATTACGAGAACATAAGGGATTAAAACAAGAGGAATTAGCGCAATCCCTCGGAATTACGCGGGCGGCTCTTTCCCACTATGAAAAAAATAGACGCAAGCCAGACTTTGAGACCTTGACCAAGCTCGCCGATATTTTCGAGGTAACCATCGATTATTTGGTGGGACGTACGAGCCACCCGACAGCAATATTGGATTCAGATGTGAGGGAATTTGTGGATCAGCTTGAACTGTCAGACGAGGATATCCTGCAACGTTTTAACCTGACGATTGACGGACGCACCTTGTCTGAGGAAGAAGCCAAACGTTTTATCGCGTTTGTTCGAATGGAACGAATGATGGAATAA